The DNA window CAAAATCCGCGATTGGATAAGCGGTAATGAGAACCGTTACGCCTTCAGGTATCTGGGCGCCCTTGCAGGTGATTTCCACAGGCTCCTTTCGAATGGCGGCATGTTCATGTACCCGGCTATCGTCAACCATCCGGACCCGAAGAAAAACCGGCCCGAAGGCAAACTCCGCCTCCTCTATGAAGCCTCGGTAGTCGCTTTCATGTGTCATGAGGCGGGCGGGAGCGCCATAGACGAGACAGGGGCACCCATCCTTGAAGTGGCGCCGAAGAAGCACCATCAGCGGACCGCCCTTTATGTCGGGACGAAGCCCCTGGTCGAGAAGATCGGGTCCGCACTGAAATCCGCGTGAATTGAATTAAAGCTCGGTTTACTCGAATAAACCCGGCGGATAGTGCCGGATCAAATCGGCGCCAACTGTTTTCCTTGACATGGGCCGCCATATACCTTTAAAGTTATCCCCAAAGCGTCATCCAATATCTCAGAGGAGAGTCTAATGAAGAGAGTCCTTACTGTTGTGACGGTTATTCTTGCATTGGTGTGTGCTACGGCCGCATTCGCCGGACCCGCGCTCGACAAGATAGTACAGAAAGGTGAGCTTGTAGTCGGCACGTCCGGCGATTATCCCCCCTTTAATGCCAAAGCAAAAGACGGAAGACTGATGGGATTCGATGTGGACCTCGCGGCCGCCATCGCAGAAGGCATGGGCATCAAACTAAAAATGGTGCAGATACCTTTCAGTGACCTCCTTGCGAGCTTGAGCGCAGGGAAGGTGGACCTGGTGATCTCGGCCATGACGATTACTCCGAAGCGTAATCTGCAGGTTGCCTTCGTAGGACCATATTTCCTCTCCGGACAGGCCCTGCTCACCACGAGGGAGACGGCAATCAAGGCGAGCAGCATGAAGGACGTGAATAAGGCCGATTTCGCCCTGGCAGTCCCTGCCGGCACCACGAGTGAGATGGTAGCGAAGAAATACCTGAAGAGCTCAAAATTGACGGTAAGCCCCGATATGAATTCCGCCCTCCAGCTTCTTCTTACGGGTAAGATCAAGGCGGTGCTCACGGATAACGCCACTGCCGCAGTGGCAAGCTTCAGGTATGGCGATAAGGGCATAGTCTCCACAGGGGCCCTCACCTTCGAGCCCATAGGCATCGCGGTGAAGGGGGAAGACCCTCTTCTTTTGAACTGGCTTGAAAACGTTCTGGGTACACTCAAGGCCGGGGGCGAGATAGATGCCCTCACCGACAAATGGTTCAAAGATCCTTCATGGGTCAAGGACCTTCCCTAGCATCATTAAGGCCGCCCGCCCGCACCTGCGAGAGGGCGGCCTTTTTTTGCCCGACCTCCCTCGGATCGTTTCGGTCGGTCTATGGGGTTTGGGCAATAAGAGCGAACAGACGACCATGAAGAGCATTCATTCCAAACTTGAAGTCACCCTCCCGCCCGAACTTGGGGAGAAACTCGATTCCGCAGCCGCAAGAACGGGATGCAGCCGGGAGGATCTGGTGGAACAGGCGCTCCGTCAGTTCCTCTATTCCGAAGGGGTCAAAAACTCCGTCTATTTATCGGCCCCCATTAACGCCCTTGTAGAAGGATTTTATGTGGAAAACACTACAATCGCAGAGATCAAAGGGCAGGGGGATTTCGGTCTGGGGACCTTCAATTACCTGGACGGAGAGATGGTGCTCCTCGATGGTGAAGTGTACCAGATCAGGTCCGACGGAATGGTCTATACGGTTGGGGAGGAAGAGAAGTCACCCTTCGCATGCGTGACTTTTTTCACCCCCGATACATTCGACGACCTGGACGGCCATTTTAATTTTCCCGATATCAATGCATTTTTGGACCGTCTTATTCCCTCGGTCAATATGCTCTATGCAATCAGGATCGACGGAGAATTCCGTCACGTAAAGACCAGGGCTGCTCCCAAATCAAAAAACTATCTCCCCCTGGTCGAAGCTACCAAAAATCAGGCGATATTCGAATTCGAACACGTAAAAGGCTCCCTGGCGGGTTTCTACACCCCTCCCTATATGGAACATCTCAACGCGCCCGGATATCACCTCCATTTTCTCACGGAGGACCGGCGCCATGGAGGCCATCTTATCGGATGCGATTTGGAGAAGGCCCATATAGGGATTCAGCACGTGCCCGAGTTGCGCCTCTCCCTGCCGGTAACCCTCGATTTCCTGACCGCTGATCTGTCGAGGGATACGAGGGCAGATCTGGATAAGGCCGAGAAGTGATTCCTCGGTTTCGATTCTATCCGTCTTGTTGAAACCTCGCAATGAAAGATGAATTCGTGCCCTTTGTTTCCGCGGTAATCAGGGATAAGGAAAGGGTCCTGATCCTCAGAAGAAAGAGGGCTTTCATGGGATATCTCTGGGAATTTCCTGGCGGCAGGCCCGAAGATAATGAAACTCTTCAGAAAGGCCTGGAGAGAATAATAAAAGAGGAATTGGGAATCGGGGTGGAGGCGGGAAACTACCTCTGTGCCACCGGTCACGCCATCCATTGCGAGCTTTCGATCAAATCCTATGTGTACGAATCCGTCATTGAATCCGGCACCATTACCCTGAAAAACCATGAAGAGATGAAGTGGGTATTACCGGGAGAGCTTGAGAGCTATGATTTTGCCGAGCATCACCGCCATGTGGCGCTGGTGCTTATGGGCAAGCGATAAAGTGAAACATTTCGTGTGAGAGCCGCCCGGGGAGTACACGCTCTTCCGGCTCACTCATAGAACGTATAATTCAGAAGCTTTACCACCGCATTCTTGTCTTCGTAAATATCGATAATGCTTACCCCTCCATAGTCCTGGGCGAGCCGGAAGAGGAAGGAAAGCTTCAGGTCCAGAAGGGAGCAGAGAATAATTCTCAATGCCCCGCCGTGGGCGACGAGGGCAAGGTTCCGGCCTTTATGTCTCTCTACAATAGTATCGAATGCGGGGATGATGCGTTGCTGGGCCTGTCTCAGGGTCTCCCCGGCAGGGGGTGCATGGAGTTCGGGATCTGAAAGCCATCGACTGAATTCCTCCGGATAATGGGCATCGATCTCGTCAAAGCTGAGGCCTTCCCAGGACCCGAAGCAAAGCTCGTTCAATCCCCCTGATGTCTCTATCGGGAGCCCGTGAGGTCTCGCGATGATGGTACCGCTTTCGATGCACCGTGAAAGGGCCGAAGTATATATGTAGTCAATATTGAACCGGGAGAGAAAGGCTCCGGCCTTTTCGATTCTCCCTCTCCCCCTTTCCGACAAAGGAATATCGAGACTCCCTTTGAAGACCTTCTTGGTCTCTTCATCTACGGTGTCTCCGTGCCTAACGAGAAAAAGGCGGGTAGGGTTGCTCTGCATAAATGAAAGCCTCCGGATTTTATCTCTTTGCGTACATCAAATGCATAAAAAGGCGATTCCGAAGAGGAGTATCTCCCCGATCTCGCTCACTGCGCCTATGGTATCGCCGGTGAGTCCCCCGAATTTGTGCTGGCAGAAGGCCACCCAGAGAAGAGCAAGACCATAAGAGGAAAGAAAAAGAAGAAGAAAGACTTTTCCAGTCCCCCGCCATGACGGCTCGGGCAGCGCAAAAGAGGCACAGGCAAAGATTGCCGCGAGAATCACGGAGGAGAGGAGGAGAACGCCCGTTCCTCCGTGGGCAATGAATATCTTGCCGAGACCGTCATTTCTCGCCGCTTTGCCGTGACAGATGACGGGGACCATAATCCATTTAGAAAAGACAGGAACGAAGAATATCATGAATAATACATCCCACGTGAGGCCTTTCTCTATAAGGCCGCTCGCAAAGAGGTATTTGATCAGCACGAGCACGGCAATGGCCGCCGCGCCCATGGCCCCTATCGAGCTGTCCTTCATTACCGTAAGTCTTCTTTCTCTGTCCCGCGAAGGCTCGCCCGTGCCTTTTACCGACATCCCGTCTACCGTGTCTGCGAGACCGTCAATATGAAATCCGCCGTTGATGAGCAGGGGAACCACTACCACGAATCCGGCGGCTATCTCGGGATTGAATAGGAGGTCCATGAAAACGGCCGTGCAGGCGGCGGCAGCCCCCTGCACCACACCGACAAAAGGAAAAAAAATCGCCGATCGTCCTATCTGCCTTTCGGAAAGACTGCCGGTGATCCGCACGGGGATCCGGGTGAGAAACTGAAGTGAGATGAGAAGCTCCTTCACGGCCTTTTCTTTATCTCCACCGGTATACCCGCGACCATGTAAACCACACGCGATGCGATACCGGCGACGAGTTTATTCAGATTTCCGAGAAGGTCCCTGTAAACGCGGCTCAGGGGATATTCGGGCACGATGCCCATGCCGACCTCGTTCGAGACAATATAAACCGACGAATCACCGCACGAGAGAAGGGCGGTCTCGAGGGAACGAAATTTCTCCTCAACGGCCTCTTCTCCCAGGAGGAGATTCGATACCCAGAGGGTAAGGCAATCGATCACGATTGCCTTGTAACCGCCTGCAGCCGATATGAGGAATGCTTCGTCGAGCCTTACCGGCTCCTCGAAGGTGTCCCATTCGGGCCCCCGTTCCTCCTTGTGGCGTGCGATCCTTGCTTTCATCTCGTGGTCCAGGGCCTGGGCGGTCGCAATAAAGGCCTTTTTTCCAGGATGCAGATTCCCTTCACTCAGGGCAAAGGCGCTTTTCCCGCTCCGGGCCCCGCCGATAATAAGGGTCACATTATTCGCTATCCGGTCACTCACGGAAGAATAGGTAACACGAACTTGGTGAAAATGCAACACAGACAGCGGGCCGTCCGATATCGGCGACGACCTTTGAGATGCGGCCGGGCGAACAGGAAACCGGATAGTTGCGCACCGGTAGTTCCCGGGGTTACAATTCATTATCGGGACGAAAAAAGGGGGTATCTATGAACCTGTCAAAAATATCTGTTTTGACCTTCACCTTTATAAGCATTTTTTGTGCGGGCCTTCTGGCTGTTTCTTATGGAGAGGAGAGGACGGCGCCGGATGATCTTGATATAAAGGTATCCCGCTTTCTTCGCGATGCCCGCGACAGTTGGGCGGATCTTAACGTCCCTTACGTAGACGGTAAGATCCTGCACGATCTCGTGCTGAAGGGCAAATTCCGGAATATCCTCGAGATAGGGACCTCTACCGGCCATTCGACGATCTGGCTCGCATGGGCGGCTGCAAAGAACGGTGGAACGGTGACGACCATCGAGATCGATCGCGGGCGACATGAAGAAGCGCTCAGAAACTTCAGGAAAGCGGGGGTCGCGACCTTTATCGATGCACGCCTCGCCGATGCCCATGAACTCGTGCCCCTCCTCAAAGGCCCTTACGATTTTGTCTTCTGCGATGCGGACAAGGAGTGGTATCTCCAATATTTTCTGGATCTTGAATCGAAGCTGAGCCCCAATGGATGCTATACCGCCCACAATGTCATCACTTACGGTGGAGCCGGAGCGGCGAAGTTCCTGGAATACGTGGGGAAGAACCGCGGATTCCGGACAATAATCGAGCGGGGAAGCGGAGAGGGCATATCCGTGACGTGCAGAATACCCCGATGAGCGGGGCGGCGCAGGAGGGCGGGGCGTTGCATCTCTTGAAAAACGTTGACTCCGGCCGCAAAAAGTGCGCAAATATGTGCCATGAATAACCTACAGGCCGTTGTTTTCGGGCTCGTGGAGGGAATTACCGAATTCCTGCCCATCTCATCCACCGGACACCTCATGCTTACGGGCCACGTAATGGGCCTTACCCAGACCCCTTTTCTCAAATGCTTCGAGATCGTGATACAGTTCGGCGCCATTCTGTCCGTGGTCTTTCTTTACCGGCGGTCTCTCCTGGTGAATGTGGAAGTGCTGAAAAGGGTCGTGGTAGCCTTCATTCCTACCGGTATTCTCGGCCTTACCCTTTACAAGATCATCAAGAAATACCTTCTTTCAAGCAGTACCGTGGTACTCTGGTCTTTGCTGCTGGGCGGTATATTTCTTATCATTTTTGAGCTGCTTCATAAGGAAAAGGAGGATGACGTGGAGGATATTTCCACGATTTCTTATAAATCCTCCGTGATTATCGGTCTATTTCAGGCCATCGCCATGGTCCCGGGCGTGTCGCGGTCCGCATCGACCATTGTGGGTGGTCTGGCCCTCGGTCTCAAAAGGAAGACGATCGTGGAGTTTTCCTTCCTCCTCGCTGTCCCCACCATGCTTGCCGCCACAGGCCTCGATCTCGTCAAGAACGCGAATCTGTTTTCATTGGAGCAGATACATTTTCTTGCCATCGGATTCGTGATCTCTTTCTTTGCCGCACTGGGGGCGGTGAAATACCTGTTGAACTTCATCAAGAACCATACCTTCATCCCTTTCGGGATTTATCGAATCGCCCTTGTAGCGGTCTTCTGGTACGTAATGTATATGATGTAGGATTGTCCCGACCCTCCTACCTGTAGTATGATAACAACGCGAGGGAGGGCGTAGTCACGCCTTGATCTTTCGGGGCCGGGGAGGTTGCCATGCGCGAAGACGACATAAAGAAGATGTTCAATGAATGCAATGTGGGGAGGCTCCTCGGAATAGAGGTAACGGAGCTCAAAAAAGGATCTGCAAAGGGAAAGTTCCCCGTGCGCAAAGAGCACCTCAATATATTCGGAGATGCTCACGGGGGAATGATATTTGCCTTCGCAGATCACATCGGTGGTGCGTGCGCCAATACCCTCGGCGGCCGTAGTGTATTGGTCGAATCGTCGATACAGTGCCTGAAAGGCGCCTCCGGCGAGCAGACGATTTTTGCCGAGGCATCCATGAGCCAC is part of the Syntrophorhabdaceae bacterium genome and encodes:
- a CDS encoding transporter substrate-binding domain-containing protein, which codes for MKRVLTVVTVILALVCATAAFAGPALDKIVQKGELVVGTSGDYPPFNAKAKDGRLMGFDVDLAAAIAEGMGIKLKMVQIPFSDLLASLSAGKVDLVISAMTITPKRNLQVAFVGPYFLSGQALLTTRETAIKASSMKDVNKADFALAVPAGTTSEMVAKKYLKSSKLTVSPDMNSALQLLLTGKIKAVLTDNATAAVASFRYGDKGIVSTGALTFEPIGIAVKGEDPLLLNWLENVLGTLKAGGEIDALTDKWFKDPSWVKDLP
- the budA gene encoding acetolactate decarboxylase, whose translation is MKSIHSKLEVTLPPELGEKLDSAAARTGCSREDLVEQALRQFLYSEGVKNSVYLSAPINALVEGFYVENTTIAEIKGQGDFGLGTFNYLDGEMVLLDGEVYQIRSDGMVYTVGEEEKSPFACVTFFTPDTFDDLDGHFNFPDINAFLDRLIPSVNMLYAIRIDGEFRHVKTRAAPKSKNYLPLVEATKNQAIFEFEHVKGSLAGFYTPPYMEHLNAPGYHLHFLTEDRRHGGHLIGCDLEKAHIGIQHVPELRLSLPVTLDFLTADLSRDTRADLDKAEK
- a CDS encoding NUDIX domain-containing protein — translated: MKDEFVPFVSAVIRDKERVLILRRKRAFMGYLWEFPGGRPEDNETLQKGLERIIKEELGIGVEAGNYLCATGHAIHCELSIKSYVYESVIESGTITLKNHEEMKWVLPGELESYDFAEHHRHVALVLMGKR
- a CDS encoding histidine phosphatase family protein codes for the protein MQSNPTRLFLVRHGDTVDEETKKVFKGSLDIPLSERGRGRIEKAGAFLSRFNIDYIYTSALSRCIESGTIIARPHGLPIETSGGLNELCFGSWEGLSFDEIDAHYPEEFSRWLSDPELHAPPAGETLRQAQQRIIPAFDTIVERHKGRNLALVAHGGALRIILCSLLDLKLSFLFRLAQDYGGVSIIDIYEDKNAVVKLLNYTFYE
- the cobS gene encoding adenosylcobinamide-GDP ribazoletransferase, with amino-acid sequence MKELLISLQFLTRIPVRITGSLSERQIGRSAIFFPFVGVVQGAAAACTAVFMDLLFNPEIAAGFVVVVPLLINGGFHIDGLADTVDGMSVKGTGEPSRDRERRLTVMKDSSIGAMGAAAIAVLVLIKYLFASGLIEKGLTWDVLFMIFFVPVFSKWIMVPVICHGKAARNDGLGKIFIAHGGTGVLLLSSVILAAIFACASFALPEPSWRGTGKVFLLLFLSSYGLALLWVAFCQHKFGGLTGDTIGAVSEIGEILLFGIAFLCI
- the cobU gene encoding bifunctional adenosylcobinamide kinase/adenosylcobinamide-phosphate guanylyltransferase, whose amino-acid sequence is MTLIIGGARSGKSAFALSEGNLHPGKKAFIATAQALDHEMKARIARHKEERGPEWDTFEEPVRLDEAFLISAAGGYKAIVIDCLTLWVSNLLLGEEAVEEKFRSLETALLSCGDSSVYIVSNEVGMGIVPEYPLSRVYRDLLGNLNKLVAGIASRVVYMVAGIPVEIKKRP
- a CDS encoding class I SAM-dependent methyltransferase, translating into MNLSKISVLTFTFISIFCAGLLAVSYGEERTAPDDLDIKVSRFLRDARDSWADLNVPYVDGKILHDLVLKGKFRNILEIGTSTGHSTIWLAWAAAKNGGTVTTIEIDRGRHEEALRNFRKAGVATFIDARLADAHELVPLLKGPYDFVFCDADKEWYLQYFLDLESKLSPNGCYTAHNVITYGGAGAAKFLEYVGKNRGFRTIIERGSGEGISVTCRIPR
- a CDS encoding undecaprenyl-diphosphate phosphatase, with the protein product MNNLQAVVFGLVEGITEFLPISSTGHLMLTGHVMGLTQTPFLKCFEIVIQFGAILSVVFLYRRSLLVNVEVLKRVVVAFIPTGILGLTLYKIIKKYLLSSSTVVLWSLLLGGIFLIIFELLHKEKEDDVEDISTISYKSSVIIGLFQAIAMVPGVSRSASTIVGGLALGLKRKTIVEFSFLLAVPTMLAATGLDLVKNANLFSLEQIHFLAIGFVISFFAALGAVKYLLNFIKNHTFIPFGIYRIALVAVFWYVMYMM
- a CDS encoding PaaI family thioesterase; the protein is MREDDIKKMFNECNVGRLLGIEVTELKKGSAKGKFPVRKEHLNIFGDAHGGMIFAFADHIGGACANTLGGRSVLVESSIQCLKGASGEQTIFAEASMSHRGKRIGRVDVKVFEEGGAIIALTHQIFYIKDDGRRQKAAEDI